TAAATTATTTTAATCATAATAAGTATGTTCAAGGTTTGCGTAAATAATAAGTATGCCTTTACTTTGTATCAGGAAGGATTAGTGGCAGTCCAAAATTGATGGCAATGTCTGAATCTGTAGTTGATTTGTTTACACTTCAAGGCTTTGGCTTTATTATCACGGGAATGAAAATTACCTCAAGTTTGGAAGTTCTACTCATGTATCAAGAGTTATATTTTTCTCTCCCATTTCCCTTCCTCCACAGGCTGTTTAACcatcccacattctccccagtcTGTAGTGTCAGAGCAAGGGCAAATCTGTATTGCTAACAAGGATTGTGGACACATTTAAATATCTTGAGCATTTGAGCCCAGGACTGTTGCTTTGTTAAATTGCAGATCAATTGATCACACAGAATAGATAGGTTTGAGGTACATCACGAGTAAGTGACATCAAACACAGATTTCAAAAGTTCACATACAAAAAGATCGAAGTTAGATCATAAGAAAAAAGCCGGGCACTTGGCCTCTCAAACCTGTTCTACCAATCAGTAAGGTCTTGGCTGATCAAATTGTGGCCTTCGTGCCCCCACCCCACCAAAAAAAAATTGACTCCttgatcaaaaatctgtctaactcaccCATGACCAATTTCAATGACTCAGCCTCTACTGCTccctggggcagagaattccaaacactGCCAATCTCCTgacagaagaaatttctccttacatAGAAAGTGTGCTCCCCTCCTTCTAGATTCTTCAATGAGGGTAAACGTGCTCTGAGTGTCCATCCTTTCCAGCCCTATCAGAGTTTTATatttctacaaggtcacctcttaTTCTGCTAACCTCTACTGAGtacaattcctgatgaatggcttatgcccgaaacatcgattctcctgctcctcggatgctgcctgacctgctgtgcttttcctgtgcCATActtgtcaactctgatctccagcatctgcagtcctcactttctcctaagtacAATCtccacctttcctcataaggaGAATAAACACAAGACTAAGGAAGGTGAGGATTTCTGAGCTTTGAGGTCCTAGGAGAGAGAATGTATTAAGAGTGAATGCAAGGATATCAGGGTTAAAGGGAAGGTGAAGTCGTCATAGTTTACAAGACCATCGGGCtgttctcattacagagagagatgagtggtagtggtttaacctgagggtcatcacacctcaggTGAAGCTAGGGTCTTTTAATGGTAATCTCAGCTGGCATGGGAATTCagtccacactgttggcatcaatcTGCATCATTTAGGGTTGCAACTCTATTGAATGTATTAGTTTTGTTTATCCGTGGGATGGGAATATTGCTGTGAATATTATTGCCTATCACTAATTTTCTTTGAGAAGATAATGTTGAGCCATTTCTTGAGATGCAAAAGGATTTGCGTGTTCTTGTGCGTGAATTGTAAAAATATTCAGCAACTGATTAGGAAAGCTGACAGAACATAAGGGAGGGAAATTGAATATAGAGGGAGGAAGGTTATTCTATACTTgttcagggcattggtgagaccacattaggGATACTGTATACAGTTTAGCTTTTCCTTACTTAAGGAAGGTGTAAATGTGTTGGAAGCAGATCACAAGAGGTTTACCAGAGTAATACCTGGAATGggggcttgtcttatgaggaagAGTTGAACAGTTTTAGCTTATGTCTGCTGGAGTATATAAGACTAAGAGGATAATCGACTGAAGCATATAGATGCTGCCTAAACCCCTGTGATCTCCAGCGTTTGCCGTTTTCAGTTATAGCCCTGAGAggtcttgacagggtggatgtgtAACAAATGCTGCTACTTATGGGAGAACCTAGAATTCAGGGCCATTGTTTCAAACAACAAGAATTGTCCATTTAAGACAGTTAAGGAGGCTTTTTTTTACCCCACAGAACATCACATTATTTCAGTTCTCCTGCCATTTCACCAGACTCCCCATTTCTAAACCATCCCCATCTAAATCTCCAGGGCAGGTAGAGAGTgcgattagatacagagtaaagctgccccTACACTGCAGCGTTTCAAATTTCCCAGCCATGTCCAGCGTGGGGTTAGGTATTGATTAAATCACCCTCATGAGTCTTTGGACATGTCTTCCTCAAAAGATGGTGAAAGCAAAACCTTTGAATACTACTAATACTGAGGGAGATAGATTATTGAGAAGCAAAGGGGTGAAATGATTTTTTATTACCTCGTGGTCTgtgagcatcgctggctgggccagcatgtaTTGCTCATCCCTTGAAAAGGTGACggtgtgctgccttcttgaaccattgtagTCCACGTGCtggaggtagacccacaatgtcattgGGGAGGaaatgccaggattttgacccagtgacagtgaaggaacagcaagtcGGGATGacaagtggcttggaggagaagtTGCATGTGGTGGCGTTCCCATGCTGTTATTGGGTGGTGGAGTAGActcatggggctgaatggcctacctttgCCTGGGAAACGTATGTTCATTTGATAAATGAGTATTTTTTATTCACTTGGGACATGGGTCTCACTGGCTGGGCCGTTATTTATTGTCTGTACGTAGTTGCCGGGTCTCTCTAGCTTATTTCACAGGGTACtcaagagtcaactacattgctgtgtttctggagtcatatgtgtgtcagactgggtaaggacggcagatttccctccccaaaggacattagtgaatcaaagGAGGTTTTGCTTTATTCATTTACATCAGTGATTTCTTACTGTTTTATTTGAATTTTATTTGATTCGTTAAATTTTAAAATTTCCAGTTGATGTGGGGGGATCTTAATTTATGTCACTGTGTAGTGCAGGCTTCAGGGTTACTATTCCTGTGACAAAATCTCTCGGGACGGTATCATCAGAAATATTACCCCTACACACACTGCCATGAAGGGTTGTCCAGCATCTCCATACTTtctgtttattcattcatgggatgagggtgtcactgactagggcatttattgcccagacggcagtaaagagtcaacagCATTGCTGTGGCTGTGAAGTCACAatgtggaccagaccaggtaaggatgatagtttctttccctcaaggacattaatgaacaagatgggtttttcgAACCATCGACAatagtttcatgatcatcattagacccttaattccagatttctacctgaattcaaattccaacatctgccatgGTCTCCAGAACATgagctgggtctctggattaataatcttgtGATAACACTACTAGGGCATTGCCTCCCATATGGCACCACCTTCCATGGCCATTGGAAACCAAACAAGCTTTGAACTGGTCCCCTTGAATGTTGTCTTTGACCCGTCTTCTAAAGTTTTCATAATGAATAATGTCCAAACAAAACAGGGGCAAAGAAATCAACTTTGATTTAAAGCATTACATTTATTCTCCTAGAGTTGCTCACAGCAGAGTTCTGGAAATCACCTTTTTGATTGCTGAAGCCTCAGGGACAATACAGGTGCATTGGCAACCCCTGGGAGACTGAAGGATGTGGCATTTAAAACTACGGAGAGGAAACCAGCAGTAAAACAGGAGAAAGAAAGGTGGAATAgttgtgatggagacagagatggCAGGTTAGAGATCAGAGCAGCATTGCATGGGGAAGGACCCTTCGGGGGTACTGGTGAAGCAGTCTGAGAACATCAGCAGTCCAAGTGATACAGACAAATCAGATTGAAAAAGATTGAACGATGATGAGCCAGTACTGAGTGAAGAGGGAGTGGGAGGATGCCGACTAGATCGGTGGAAGTGAGACAATCTGTAACTTTCAAAGGAAATTGCATTGGTGCTTGAGAGGAATAAACAGGTCGGGCTTctaggatagggagagggaatggGAGTGCCTGAATTGGTGTACAGAGACCCAGTATGGATTCAATAGCTAAATAGCCTCCCTTTGCGATGCAActagtgggttcagtctggtgatATAGGCGTTAAAGAGACATCAATCTTTTTGAACAATAACCTGGTCAGGGTGCCGGTAAGTTACATTTTCCTGGCTAACAGCACCAGAGTTGAACACATTCAGCCTCTCATTACCAAGACTTCTGGGTCTTGCTGATTGGTGAAGGAGTCAGTATCTCTTCCTTTTTAACTTGTGTACCTAAACACATGCTTCTTGCCACCCGTGTTCTGGAGGCAACAAGTGAAAATAATGCTGATTGCAACCGGGCTTGCTTcgtgtgtttttttaaattcacttgaTTGGACAAGAGTTACCAAGTGACTTCTTTTATAAACCACCGCAGGAAGCGGTGTAAAGCATGTCCTGAGCTTGAAGAGAATGAGTGATATGAACATCATGCTCAGCCTTACAAAGTTAGGTGAGTTTGAGGCAATCATTTATTCTTCTTCATTCCTTCCTGATACCTCAATCCGAACTCCACCTCCAAACCACCTGATTTTCACTTGACCCAATCAGCAATGTCAAGCATGTGTTAATGTGACAATGAATTGCTTTATTTGCATTCACACTGAGTAGTGAACCCACTGGACCAGAGGTTTCCCAGGCCAGGATCGAGGCTGAGGTGGAGAGAGCTGATCGCTTTTGGAGAGGAGGAGCACACGTGATCTCGAAGCCTCCAGAGATGCTGTTGGCATGACATGCCCTCCCTTCCCCACCCATCCACTGAAAGGTGTGGGTCTTAGCTGTTGTTCGGAGGAGAGGATTGAGCAGGATTGCGACCCTGCAGGAGatggagtaacccacccaattACCCATGGTCTGGCTGTCTTCTTTGGCAGTGAACATTGGTCAGCTGTTTGATGGTGGAGGTGTCACAGTGAAGCCCAAAGCTTCTGTTTGTTGGTCTGGAGTTGCCAAGGGCATCTGTGACCATCACTAGTAAGTTGACATGAATCTGCATTTGTGGCATTCCAAATCGAGAATTTATTTATTTTGCAAATGTCAAATTCCGGAAGCCTCCTTGTTTGTTGAGGTTGAGATGATGTGTCCACCATTTACACTGTAGAGGGTAACGTGCAGCAATGTTTGTTCTTCTCCAGACgtgtactgggggggggggggggtttaaactgaGGTCCTAACCATGGAGGGTTGGCTATGCAGGGACCCTGGCTTATCCTGAACCTGTTCAGCAAGGACCCACTGTCATTGTGACTGTCCAGAGGCTGCCATTTGACAGATGGGACTTGTCACGAAGAATTTGTTGGTGACTCTTGCTAACATAGGTTCCTTTATATGAGGCACAGAGATAGAAGATGGATAGTAATTGTGCTGAATAGATGGATTATCATGGAATAGTAACTGAGAGTGAAAGTCAGGAAAATGTTCTAAAACTGTGGCTTATGTACCATTTGATAGTATTCCAGGAAACAGGAATCTTTCTGTATGTTTTTTGGATTTTATGCTTTTGGTCTCCAGGGATTGGTACTCTTCCAAAAACAGGAAGTTATCATCATGCCAATTGTTACCTCTGTCTTCTCATGAAAAAGATCAGGGAATTGTTTGGATTAATAGATTGAGAGGGGGCCAGCCTCACACCCCCTGGGCTGTGAGGTAAGGGGTTCACATGGAAAATCCATCAAAGTTTTCCCTGCGGTTCATCAGCTGGAGAAAGGCTCAGGTGTGATGCCTTCCTGTGTCAATCAACTTGGTGATACTTTGTAAGACTTGAATATAAACGAAAAGTTGTCGAGGACAGCTGCTACTTTTTTTAATAATCCTGGCATTGCAACATGGAAAAAGTATTAGTTAAAAATATATACGTATGTCCGCAAAATAAATCAGTATTTTTAGGTTAAAATGGAGTGTCATTAAGACATGCTTCTCCTCCTTGGATTAATTGTACCTGCCCTTTATAAGCAAATAAAAAATTGCCCTAGTCAGTAATTAAATACGGTAAACATCTCCACTTATGCCTGGTGCCTTTTTGGCAGTTTTTGTACCatttccattcctgatgaaggtgggACTCCTGCCACTGTGACATTGACCCAGACCTTGCTGCCAAAATAGTTTCACGGGCCTCATATTTATCAAAGTATGTGGCAAGGAATGATGCCTCATGAATTGCTCATGACCGTAAGCTGCTGGACTGGATgcaccaacacctccccccaccattaGCCACGTGTATACAGCAGCTTGCCTGTAATTTCCCCCTGAGTTTTGTGAAATTGTTGCATTTTGTGCATGAATTAAGTTCAATGCAGAAAATCAGAATTGCATCTTAACAGAGTAAGTAACTTTTTAATGGGGAAGTTTACATTCTTGCTTAACTTCTGCCCTGGAATGGAACAGTTAAATCTGCAGAATCTCATTTCTTTAGGTAGTAGATtgttaaagagattttaaaagtttttttttttaaCATACTTTTCCTTATCAAACCTTTTCTTAATCCAATAATCACTTCCCTCTCTTTATTCCTCTTCTGAACTTTGTTTTAAATTCTGATTCTCCCTTACATCCTTCTCCATTGCTCCATCTGTTCCTTTCCTTAATGTTTGGTTCAGGAGGTTAGTTCCGTCATTCACTGAGGTGCCAAATGCCCTATTGCCTACCCTGCCTGAAACCTGCAACATCTCTCTCCGACCTGAACAGTGAGGTTGTAGGGGAACGGAGGGGGTAAGAGGGTTAAAAAGTCTTCACTAAAGGGGTCACGCATGCTCCTGTGGGATCCGTGCCAGTTTTGTCAGTCACTGCATGAGTCTGATCTCTGCTGGTTGACACCAAACTCAGACTAGTGTTGAGTCTTTTCGGCAGACAGTCCCCTTGTGTGCCAGTACCCGCCTCATTTCGTGTGTCACCCCGTCCCAGGGTCCGGAGCAAGGCATGCTGCGTCCTGCCGAAAGCGCCCGGGTGTGCCCGTACCCATCCCGTCCCGTTGGCGCGGGCCCGGCGTGGCTTGCCGATGTGGCCAAGTAAAAGGCTTTCTGCTCGCGGTAGCGCTCGTAGGCTGTCTCCCTGCGAAAGGCGGGCAAACGCGACTCCTCATCCTCAACCTGGGGATCCGAACGCTCCGGTTCTGGCCAGCCATCTCTCGGAGCGCGGTTATTCTCGAACATGGTGGTGCCACGCTCCGGGAGCCGGGTCCTGCCAGCGCACCGAATCTTCACCGTGGCATGGATGATGATAATGAAGAGCACCAGCACCCCAGCAGCAAGGACTCCGGCACTTGCCATTGcactctccttctcaaactcCAACAGCACGTAAATGGATAGAGCTGGAAAAGAAAACACAGGAATCTCCATGTAAGATCCCACCAACCTGACAATAAGGTATGCCCAAAATCTCTGAGCATTAGCACTGCAACTGGCAAAGTCCGGAAGCTGTTCCTTTGAATTCATTGCTTCTTGTGTCTACATCTGAGATACTGAGACCAGCTACATCACGGGataagatacagagtaaagttcccccTATACCGACCCGTCAAACACACCAGAACAGttacagcacggggttagatacagaataaagctacCCCTacactgtgagaaagtgaggactgcagatgctggcgagtCAGAGTTTAAAAGTGTGACGCTGGCAAAGCTattgatctctcagccccctcctgccccccgcccccccccccccccccccccccacaacattCCTGACATAcagcctatgcccgaaacgttgattctcctgctccttgtatgctgcctgacctgctctgctttttcagcgccacacttttcgactctactTCTATACTGcactcatcaaacactcccaggacagggtcaaATCCAGGGTAAAACGCACTTAAACTCAAAGTAAAGCTACCTTGACATTGtctccatcaaatactcccaTGACAGGTGCAGCAAAAAACTAGATAGAACGATACCTCCTGGGAGACATTCGTACCAGCTGCCTAGGAGTAAAGCTATTGGCAGTATGAGACCAGAGGTATATTCATGTAACAATCCAGTTTGAGCACTGCATCTTATTGTGGCTTGGAGGGATTGCACTGTAGACTGCCCAGAATGAAATTGGGGCACAAATGGTTAAATTATGAGGaaaggttttagattagattagattacttacagtgtggaaacaggcccttcggcccaacaagtccacaccgctccgccaaagcgtaacccacccatacccctacatctacatctacatctaccccttacctaacactacgggcaatttagcatggccaattcacctcacctgcacatctttggactgtgggaggaaaccggagcacccggaggaaacccacgcagacacgggga
Above is a window of Chiloscyllium punctatum isolate Juve2018m chromosome 24, sChiPun1.3, whole genome shotgun sequence DNA encoding:
- the tmem221 gene encoding transmembrane protein 221, with the translated sequence MQPADRRVADASPPGSGYLFPDRCLAAVHLLATLAGLMALLSALLLLQLGCHSQGEPLSPVPGGLPRRLLRSVSQGLASLSVSLHLCCLLLALMQGYLAADLPGGQPDRPDWILLNSRPSRQVALSAFCLGVIVYLAALSIYVLLEFEKESAMASAGVLAAGVLVLFIIIIHATVKIRCAGRTRLPERGTTMFENNRAPRDGWPEPERSDPQVEDEESRLPAFRRETAYERYREQKAFYLATSASHAGPAPTGRDGYGHTRALSAGRSMPCSGPWDGVTHEMRRVLAHKGTVCRKDSTLV